The following coding sequences lie in one Psychrilyobacter atlanticus DSM 19335 genomic window:
- a CDS encoding tetratricopeptide repeat protein, which yields MQKIFELAKEHKITLKELSGQGLSSTYLSKIKRGHNFFKEKHIPLLVGSFNRVFHERKTDKIMTIDELSKLIFFTPQEELDKLVNKSLIDKSIYFKEKQEEIELFGREKEVYSLKYRYIIAKYNQKMGKKDDALKIYHDLLNNFPCSNLFYSILIEIIRLEKFELTHDIYLKYKKQIDIAPYKTKTLLAYNTGVNLLRTKKWSKAISCFEIVINIQEVTKHFYHSFTNLGICYKNLGKYEKAIEFFKKGVSDPTNYKQLKICYVNILSCAKEMKYEPLMINTLKKLETTLKHLKGENIYQTYWNIGKIYLHLKDRVKAVEAFEKEISFEINLHNTSFSIEKHLDSIKHLVILYGKRPLKQEKLIKHIQQIEFKYLSSEFIISILKYYFNNNMEYEASLLIKNINL from the coding sequence GTGCAAAAAATATTTGAACTAGCAAAAGAACATAAAATAACTTTAAAAGAACTTTCAGGGCAAGGACTTAGTTCAACATATCTTTCTAAAATAAAAAGAGGTCATAATTTTTTTAAAGAAAAACATATCCCTTTATTGGTTGGATCTTTCAATAGAGTTTTCCACGAAAGAAAAACAGATAAAATAATGACTATAGATGAATTATCTAAATTAATCTTTTTTACTCCCCAAGAAGAACTAGATAAATTAGTAAATAAAAGTCTCATAGATAAAAGTATTTATTTCAAAGAAAAACAAGAAGAAATAGAATTATTTGGACGAGAAAAAGAAGTTTATAGCTTAAAATATCGATATATTATAGCCAAATATAATCAAAAGATGGGTAAGAAAGATGATGCTTTAAAGATCTATCATGATCTATTAAATAACTTCCCTTGCTCTAATCTTTTCTACTCTATCTTAATTGAGATCATCAGACTGGAAAAATTCGAACTTACCCATGATATATACCTGAAATATAAAAAACAGATCGATATAGCTCCATACAAAACAAAGACTCTCTTAGCTTATAATACTGGAGTGAACCTCTTGAGAACAAAAAAATGGAGTAAAGCTATCTCATGCTTTGAAATTGTTATTAATATACAGGAGGTAACCAAACATTTTTACCATTCTTTTACCAACTTAGGTATTTGTTATAAAAATTTAGGAAAATATGAAAAAGCTATCGAATTTTTTAAAAAAGGTGTAAGTGATCCCACAAACTATAAACAGTTAAAAATATGTTATGTCAATATTCTTTCTTGTGCTAAAGAGATGAAATATGAACCCCTTATGATAAATACTTTAAAAAAATTAGAAACTACCTTAAAGCACCTCAAAGGGGAAAATATCTATCAAACTTATTGGAACATAGGAAAGATTTATCTACATCTAAAAGATAGGGTAAAGGCTGTAGAAGCATTTGAAAAAGAAATTTCTTTTGAAATAAACTTACATAATACTTCTTTTAGCATTGAAAAACATTTAGATAGTATTAAACATCTTGTTATTCTCTATGGGAAGAGACCTTTAAAACAGGAAAAACTCATAAAACATATCCAACAAATTGAATTTAAATATTTAAGTTCAGAATTTATTATTTCTATATTAAAGTATTATTTTAATAACAATATGGAATATGAAGCATCGCTTCTAATTAAAAATATTAATTTATAA
- a CDS encoding MFS transporter, translating into MNFLLYLISSVTSIVGSGMQSVVIPLYILKVTGSGLEMGKAASVFLVLSLITGPIMGIVADKFNRKHLLIICDFLSFITISILLLSGRTSTSSIILMQGVLVVISRCFSSASSAIFSELDSIKKVERNNNIYSGVITFTQIFTPILGVALYGFMKIELIFLLNAITFLISGFSEVFIKYTPSEKRKEIKIQSIKSVIASYAPVVKYLKEKDEILGVSGYIIVLNFFFNPVTTIVFSYFILQELNLKPSYIGYLESVFVIGLLLGNIIIGKFFKTIEFREKITYFLIIQLMILALFMNMDLYIPNPYFIYINGFLILMLGIFNSLVNVPFLSYLQKTVDCDIKGRFFSLLDTMVRSVVPFGLIIFGLLIDYKFNIRSVVTMGSITLTIATYLFFGKTKAGKKFVNKSIAN; encoded by the coding sequence ATGAATTTTTTACTATATTTAATATCATCAGTTACATCAATTGTAGGTTCGGGGATGCAGTCAGTTGTTATTCCACTATATATTTTAAAAGTCACAGGGTCAGGCCTAGAGATGGGAAAAGCTGCCAGTGTATTTTTAGTTCTAAGTCTTATTACCGGTCCAATAATGGGAATAGTAGCAGATAAATTCAATAGAAAACACCTATTAATAATATGTGATTTTTTGTCTTTTATAACAATATCAATTCTACTTCTGAGTGGAAGAACTAGCACTTCTTCTATAATTCTTATGCAAGGAGTTCTGGTTGTTATTTCAAGATGTTTTTCATCTGCATCTTCGGCAATTTTTTCAGAATTAGATTCTATAAAAAAAGTTGAAAGAAATAACAATATCTATAGTGGAGTAATCACCTTTACACAAATATTTACTCCAATTTTAGGAGTTGCTTTGTATGGATTTATGAAAATAGAATTAATCTTTCTTTTAAACGCAATAACTTTTTTAATTTCAGGATTCTCTGAAGTTTTTATCAAATACACTCCTAGTGAAAAGAGGAAAGAGATAAAGATTCAAAGTATTAAGAGTGTCATAGCATCCTATGCTCCTGTTGTAAAATATTTAAAGGAAAAAGATGAAATCTTAGGGGTTTCAGGGTATATTATTGTTCTAAATTTCTTTTTTAACCCTGTGACAACGATTGTATTTTCATACTTTATCTTACAAGAATTAAACTTAAAACCTTCATATATAGGTTATTTAGAGAGTGTATTTGTTATTGGTCTTTTATTAGGTAATATTATCATTGGTAAATTTTTTAAAACAATTGAATTTAGAGAAAAAATAACTTATTTTTTGATAATTCAACTAATGATTTTAGCATTATTTATGAATATGGATCTATATATTCCTAATCCATACTTTATTTATATAAATGGATTTCTTATCTTGATGCTTGGTATTTTTAATAGTTTAGTCAATGTTCCATTTTTATCTTATCTACAAAAAACCGTAGACTGTGATATTAAAGGGAGGTTTTTCTCATTATTGGATACAATGGTTAGATCTGTAGTTCCTTTTGGTTTAATAATTTTTGGTCTTTTGATAGATTATAAATTCAATATAAGATCTGTTGTTACTATGGGATCAATCACATTAACAATAGCAACCTATTTGTTTTTTGGAAAAACTAAAGCAGGAAAAAAGTTTGTAAATAAATCAATTGCTAATTAA
- a CDS encoding MFS transporter, whose product MFNKKLLRNSNFMLLIVGRFVSIFGTYIQNFSLSLYVLHKTGDAALFASTIAVSFIPRIILGPFAGVLADKFNKKKIMVTLDFISGGVIAIYSLIFFLKGEFSIFDIYVIQITLSLLNVIFAPASMGVLPVIIEKSERKDANSLNSFLSSGLEFITPLIAGFTYSFGLLPIMIFNSLSFVISGISEIFIKLPVSKREKSKLNVKSFLVDLKEGVVILGKDRSILGLIFIGCGLNLLIGPLFSIAFPYILKTQLLVDDRTFGIVLSIMISAMVISPFIASNILKKVSINTLLKKIYLLIIIMTIACGGIFLGTSNFLVLIISLTIFGFLVAGLINILGICLVGSFQDIVPEEYYGRIGALFNSSMDIATPLGQLLIGFILAGGNSASLFIITGILLSTYLIVFRWLTKENKNKNKYRSV is encoded by the coding sequence ATTTTTAATAAAAAATTATTAAGAAATTCAAATTTTATGTTGTTAATTGTAGGTCGGTTTGTTTCGATTTTTGGGACATATATTCAAAACTTTTCATTATCACTATATGTACTTCACAAGACTGGAGATGCTGCGTTATTTGCGTCTACGATAGCAGTATCTTTTATACCTAGAATTATTTTAGGGCCATTTGCAGGAGTATTGGCAGATAAGTTTAATAAGAAAAAAATTATGGTTACCTTAGATTTTATAAGTGGAGGAGTAATAGCCATCTACTCTTTGATATTTTTTTTAAAAGGAGAGTTTTCAATCTTTGATATCTATGTTATCCAAATAACGCTTTCTCTTCTTAATGTAATATTTGCTCCTGCCTCAATGGGAGTATTACCTGTAATTATAGAAAAAAGCGAAAGAAAAGATGCCAATAGTTTAAACTCATTTTTATCTTCAGGTTTGGAGTTTATTACTCCGTTAATTGCAGGATTCACATACAGCTTTGGATTACTTCCTATAATGATATTTAATAGTTTAAGCTTTGTTATATCAGGAATAAGTGAGATATTCATAAAACTTCCTGTGAGTAAGAGAGAAAAAAGTAAACTGAATGTAAAAAGTTTCTTAGTAGACCTAAAGGAAGGTGTAGTTATTTTAGGTAAGGATAGATCTATATTAGGTCTTATATTTATAGGATGCGGCTTAAACCTATTGATAGGACCTCTTTTCTCCATTGCTTTCCCGTATATATTAAAAACACAACTATTAGTTGACGATAGAACTTTTGGAATTGTTCTATCCATAATGATCAGTGCTATGGTTATCTCTCCATTTATAGCCAGCAATATATTAAAGAAAGTTAGTATCAATACACTACTAAAAAAAATCTATCTATTAATAATAATTATGACAATCGCTTGTGGTGGAATCTTTTTAGGAACATCAAATTTCTTAGTTCTTATAATTTCACTGACTATATTTGGATTTTTAGTAGCAGGGTTAATAAATATTCTTGGAATATGTCTAGTAGGAAGTTTTCAAGATATAGTTCCGGAAGAGTATTACGGCCGAATAGGAGCTCTATTTAATAGTTCCATGGATATAGCCACACCCTTAGGTCAATTGCTGATAGGGTTTATATTAGCAGGGGGAAATTCTGCATCACTTTTTATTATTACCGGTATATTACTATCTACTTATCTTATAGTTTTTAGATGGTTAACAAAAGAAAATAAAAATAAAAATAAGTATAGAAGTGTATAA
- a CDS encoding MFS transporter, whose amino-acid sequence MRNYWLYFWCRIASILGGSLQNAIIPIVILEGTRSGGTLGSVLGVQEILLLLTSFVAGYIADKFNRKYIMIICDLINAGLLGGYIFLAEGDINYLFALIFIQNSVNKMFFAASGTIFSQIVKSKDLLKRKSLMKTVIRIINISAPPIGIFLYTKLGLNFILTINLLSFLISGIFEFFIRYKSHLTKTKKKERVNIIKEYQEPLVYIKNADSSFKGLMLFILSVNFFFNPIISVVFPFIITSYLNLPVIFLGYTMSSIAIGYIAGGGILAKYPEKFELGGKLWKKMVIINFIVLAGIPVSLYVFSNNLLLCQLSIISLFFIFGATNIIYVETLFVYFEIVIPHKIKGRAFSLIEIFGSILTPIGYFLVAGIIDKVNPLYLSLTASGLCAVFYFIVVVRRVDSKDIKMNLGKFI is encoded by the coding sequence ATGAGAAACTATTGGTTATATTTTTGGTGTAGGATCGCATCAATACTAGGAGGATCGCTCCAAAATGCTATTATTCCCATTGTTATACTAGAGGGGACTAGATCAGGTGGTACTTTAGGTTCTGTTTTAGGTGTACAAGAGATTTTACTACTATTAACTTCTTTTGTAGCAGGGTACATAGCGGATAAATTTAATAGAAAATATATAATGATCATTTGTGATCTAATAAACGCAGGGTTATTAGGTGGATACATATTTTTAGCAGAAGGAGACATAAACTATCTTTTTGCCCTTATTTTTATACAAAACTCAGTAAATAAGATGTTTTTTGCAGCTTCTGGGACTATTTTTAGTCAAATTGTCAAAAGTAAAGATCTATTAAAAAGAAAATCATTGATGAAAACTGTGATCAGGATTATAAATATATCTGCACCTCCCATAGGAATTTTTCTCTATACGAAATTAGGATTAAACTTTATTTTAACTATAAACCTATTATCATTTTTAATCTCCGGAATTTTTGAGTTTTTTATTAGATATAAGTCACATCTAACAAAAACAAAGAAAAAAGAAAGGGTAAATATTATCAAAGAGTATCAGGAACCATTGGTATATATCAAAAATGCTGATTCGAGTTTTAAAGGTCTTATGTTGTTTATTTTATCTGTAAATTTCTTCTTTAATCCTATAATATCGGTTGTTTTTCCATTTATTATCACCAGCTATCTAAATCTTCCTGTGATATTTCTAGGATATACAATGTCTAGTATCGCAATAGGATATATTGCAGGAGGAGGGATTTTAGCTAAATATCCTGAGAAATTTGAATTAGGAGGGAAGCTATGGAAAAAGATGGTTATAATTAATTTTATAGTTTTAGCAGGAATTCCTGTTTCACTATATGTTTTTAGTAATAATTTACTATTATGCCAGTTGAGTATAATCAGCTTATTTTTTATCTTTGGGGCTACAAATATTATTTATGTTGAAACTTTATTTGTATATTTTGAGATAGTGATCCCTCACAAGATAAAAGGCAGGGCTTTCTCATTGATAGAGATATTTGGATCTATACTGACTCCTATCGGATATTTTTTAGTAGCTGGAATTATAGATAAAGTTAATCCACTTTATTTATCTCTTACAGCCAGTGGCTTATGTGCTGTTTTTTACTTTATTGTAGTGGTGAGAAGGGTAGATTCAAAAGATATAAAAATGAATTTGGGAAAATTTATATAA
- a CDS encoding ABC transporter substrate-binding protein, whose translation MKHFLTVILLSLGLVACGTSSNDNKDAGNKERAIIIKSSNFNGDFYDGWTNTVDDNNVRKLVWGEGLLAQTPTGERIPSKIIENLTKSKSDPSKTNDDVWTFKIKDGVKFSNGKELTAEDVKFTYDFFMNDVELQKTGATSTLNQFIDKVELDKENNSVSFYFKDMIYIIDEYMMQYIMNKDIIEVGAKKDGITVQQWVKANISTPTGNGPYKIVEYVPSQYVKLKINPYYEGNYEGDKPSIKTLILQNIPSETAMNQLVAHEIDISSGVTSEEDIDVVTHDPNLTTNEYLRHGGGQLTFHTDFGATKLEEVRKAFAYMLDRIKFREILIGKYAIETNAPFSRNMWMMYDDDEKIGTPSRFENTLTSYDIIDENGNWDEKANVKEARKYLDIAVKKTEGEYKNLTKVNGNYLWKGKPLELTFGMSAMWVDPVNLTLTKKIQQEVGMLINIESIDWSILSKHLYGSAPLSERRYNIFAGSTAYSIKTDYSTTKADRILPFGQGVTSNTTRYAISDDILYRMRYADPSSEEGKIQYKKAFREYINVINQHLPQLPLYTNIYFDAYSSDIIDYETNPMWGFPYAIIKAKIK comes from the coding sequence ATGAAACATTTTTTAACAGTTATTCTGTTATCACTTGGTCTAGTAGCATGTGGGACTAGTAGCAATGATAATAAGGATGCAGGAAACAAAGAAAGAGCAATTATAATTAAATCAAGTAACTTTAATGGTGATTTTTATGATGGTTGGACGAATACTGTAGATGATAACAATGTTAGGAAATTAGTATGGGGTGAAGGGTTACTTGCACAAACTCCAACTGGCGAAAGGATACCATCAAAAATTATCGAAAATCTAACTAAAAGTAAGTCAGATCCTAGTAAGACAAACGATGACGTATGGACATTTAAAATTAAAGATGGGGTAAAGTTCTCTAATGGTAAAGAACTTACTGCGGAAGATGTAAAATTCACTTATGATTTTTTTATGAATGATGTAGAATTACAAAAGACAGGGGCAACAAGTACATTAAACCAATTCATAGATAAAGTCGAATTGGATAAAGAGAACAATAGTGTATCTTTCTATTTTAAAGATATGATCTACATAATAGATGAATATATGATGCAATATATAATGAATAAAGATATCATTGAAGTAGGAGCTAAAAAAGATGGTATAACAGTTCAACAATGGGTAAAAGCAAATATAAGTACACCCACTGGAAATGGTCCATATAAAATAGTTGAATATGTTCCTTCACAATATGTTAAATTAAAAATAAATCCATATTATGAGGGGAATTATGAAGGTGATAAACCAAGTATCAAAACTTTGATATTACAAAATATACCTTCAGAAACCGCTATGAACCAGTTAGTAGCACATGAGATAGATATATCAAGTGGGGTAACTTCAGAAGAGGACATAGATGTAGTTACACATGATCCTAATCTTACAACTAATGAATACCTAAGACATGGTGGAGGACAACTTACTTTCCATACAGACTTTGGTGCAACCAAATTAGAAGAAGTTAGAAAAGCATTTGCCTATATGTTAGATAGAATTAAATTTAGAGAAATATTAATAGGTAAATATGCAATAGAAACTAATGCACCATTTTCAAGAAATATGTGGATGATGTATGATGATGATGAAAAAATAGGAACTCCTAGTAGATTTGAAAATACTTTGACATCTTATGACATTATAGATGAAAATGGAAATTGGGATGAAAAAGCTAATGTTAAAGAGGCTAGAAAATATCTTGATATTGCAGTGAAAAAGACTGAAGGTGAGTATAAAAATCTAACTAAAGTAAATGGTAATTATTTATGGAAAGGTAAACCATTGGAGTTGACTTTTGGTATGTCTGCTATGTGGGTAGATCCTGTAAATCTTACACTTACTAAAAAAATACAACAAGAAGTAGGAATGTTGATAAATATTGAAAGTATAGATTGGTCAATTTTATCTAAACATTTATATGGTTCTGCCCCATTAAGTGAAAGGAGATATAACATATTTGCTGGAAGTACTGCTTATTCTATCAAGACGGATTATAGTACAACTAAAGCTGATAGAATTTTACCATTCGGTCAAGGTGTTACATCAAATACAACAAGATACGCTATATCTGATGATATTTTATATAGAATGAGATATGCGGATCCATCATCTGAAGAAGGAAAGATCCAGTATAAAAAAGCATTTAGAGAATATATAAATGTTATAAACCAACATTTACCACAATTACCTCTATATACGAATATATACTTTGATGCATATAGTTCAGATATCATAGATTATGAGACTAATCCAATGTGGGGATTCCCTTATGCAATAATAAAAGCAAAAATTAAATAA
- a CDS encoding ArdC family protein produces the protein MGTARQIINDERKKLTEIVIKNLEKDGLNWIKGWRSQCTPKNGATDLPYSRGNKIKLMIIADQKELEDPRWVTFKQAQTKGWKIKKGAKSIALEKWIFTKKEKNKLTGEEILIKLENPIANYFRVFNASDIEGIPPLNKVKKLEFSKTNIEFIERIKKSSECQILEKNQDRAYYSSASDHIVLPLKENFKSHEEFLGTMLHEMAHSTGHSSRLDRVLGNKFGSPEYAKEELRAEMSSVFTQNELGLELKNNHIENHSAYIKSWIKVLKEDNNEIYKAASDSEKIAERLIGNFNKLEKEKQKYKGKIIFPKKRNINNDLER, from the coding sequence ATGGGGACAGCTCGCCAAATAATTAATGATGAAAGAAAGAAATTAACAGAAATAGTTATTAAAAACCTTGAAAAAGATGGCTTAAATTGGATAAAAGGGTGGAGGAGTCAATGTACACCTAAAAATGGAGCTACTGATTTACCATATAGTCGTGGAAATAAAATAAAATTAATGATAATAGCTGATCAGAAAGAACTAGAAGATCCTAGATGGGTTACTTTTAAGCAAGCACAAACTAAAGGTTGGAAAATAAAAAAAGGCGCAAAATCTATAGCATTAGAAAAATGGATATTTACAAAAAAAGAAAAAAATAAGTTAACAGGAGAAGAAATTCTTATTAAATTAGAAAACCCTATTGCCAATTATTTTAGAGTATTCAATGCCAGTGATATAGAAGGAATCCCTCCTCTTAACAAAGTTAAGAAATTAGAATTTAGTAAAACTAATATAGAATTCATTGAAAGGATAAAAAAATCATCAGAATGTCAAATTTTAGAAAAGAACCAAGATAGAGCTTACTATAGCTCAGCTAGTGATCATATAGTTTTACCTCTGAAGGAAAATTTTAAGTCCCATGAAGAATTTTTAGGGACAATGCTTCATGAAATGGCTCATAGTACTGGTCACAGTAGTAGACTCGATAGAGTGCTAGGAAATAAATTTGGTAGCCCAGAATACGCAAAAGAGGAGCTTAGAGCTGAGATGTCATCTGTATTCACACAAAATGAATTAGGCTTAGAACTAAAGAATAATCATATCGAAAATCATAGTGCTTATATAAAATCCTGGATAAAAGTTTTGAAAGAAGATAATAATGAGATATACAAAGCAGCAAGTGATTCTGAAAAAATAGCAGAAAGGTTGATCGGTAATTTTAACAAATTAGAGAAAGAAAAACAAAAATATAAAGGAAAAATTATTTTTCCTAAAAAGAGAAACATAAACAATGATTTAGAAAGATAA
- the traD gene encoding conjugal transfer protein TraD yields MKTHINLSLKEEQISYKLKKLSMKRNKILQDNKYKSRKDRGRKLLMIGILMEKAGILTQGKEILLGYFLEFKKRSQLKILEPIGKKLLKKEEIREAPLFHLTTKEKKERAYKLISKGALIEKAGLLKENKAILGGYFVEFHNCNSYELQRFYEIGIVEFKKHKN; encoded by the coding sequence ATGAAAACTCACATTAACCTTTCTTTAAAGGAAGAGCAAATATCATATAAATTAAAGAAATTATCTATGAAAAGAAACAAAATTTTACAAGACAATAAATATAAATCAAGAAAAGATCGAGGAAGAAAGCTTTTAATGATCGGTATTTTAATGGAAAAAGCCGGTATTCTTACTCAAGGTAAAGAGATTTTACTGGGATATTTTTTAGAATTTAAAAAGAGATCTCAGTTAAAGATATTAGAGCCAATAGGGAAAAAACTGTTAAAAAAAGAGGAGATAAGAGAAGCTCCATTATTTCATCTTACTACCAAAGAAAAAAAAGAAAGGGCATATAAACTAATATCAAAAGGAGCTCTAATAGAAAAAGCAGGGCTCCTAAAAGAGAATAAAGCAATATTAGGTGGCTATTTTGTAGAGTTTCATAATTGTAATAGCTATGAGTTGCAGAGGTTTTATGAGATAGGGATAGTTGAATTTAAAAAACATAAAAACTAG
- a CDS encoding MobA/MobL family protein: MAIYRLKAKNGSVGHGLPHAEYILREGKYSKGTKKEELVYKESGNMPSFGEKDPKEFWDAADVYEVNRRPYKEYEISLPNELALEENKQIVDEFVKKIIGKDYPYTYAIHNKTNNRGEGNVHVHLMFCERKFDGIEREKEIFFKRANTKSPEKGGAKKDRTWQKKEKLLKDRKLFADITNSYLEKAGLDERVSHLSLEKQMNQALAEGDIDKANLLLRDPIDIPGKILQKAEDTLNKWEKKSLKIHEENKLIKLKKLENYKKKSDINQMEKSELIEEYNKTKTKLQEDKLDKTALNFCSNGAYYKMVNRARTLRKDIRKKPTDLELKSELTQTINNLDYLKNDLKISDKYKAKYIQIKDAYEIKLEKCLSILDEKYNVSKSDLKELHPKEKIEEMDLNTYNNKITIDTSDYFTVQNRLEEINLYKETLNKQLNDTDMIYTEAVDNISGNKFSALNMYQNYLFKTDKEKKDQDKLRDEMKLFHSQLKDPNISQLINKESDRLTSNKSLEIKDLYKEEDILKGYLSSLKPPLQELLDERIVTDLIDYKAQYNVLKDEKNYLEHSIISNSFEKSNKQATADPIKKEKENSYNLDNKNWQLNRLNKVNFEIDLISKKIHVKELQVKENEDKIPWYKSENNIKSKVAFKVIDQEYDNIKKLKAIKENLNLKASDKNIDKLALNILTKGEYLKIEANKNKLKIEITRKEKEIRSLGMFKVLEKKNLKKSLNDLEIRLTKLNTKQQDITKDFSDETLGKVRKKVRKGFKNAKRNIDMQINYSNKKIEFTKTLKTTKKYVPGPSRSNNGLDLKKILENKNSNYGIKVSLRDKKDKDIVELER; this comes from the coding sequence ATGGCAATCTATAGATTAAAAGCTAAAAATGGATCAGTTGGCCATGGATTACCTCATGCCGAATATATTTTGAGAGAAGGGAAATATTCCAAGGGAACAAAGAAGGAGGAATTAGTATATAAAGAGTCTGGAAACATGCCTAGTTTTGGAGAAAAAGATCCTAAAGAATTTTGGGATGCAGCGGATGTTTATGAAGTAAATAGAAGACCATATAAAGAATATGAAATTTCACTTCCTAATGAATTAGCTCTAGAAGAAAATAAGCAAATTGTTGATGAATTTGTAAAAAAAATAATAGGAAAAGATTATCCATATACCTACGCCATTCATAATAAAACTAATAATCGAGGAGAGGGAAATGTTCATGTCCATTTGATGTTTTGCGAAAGGAAATTTGATGGTATAGAAAGAGAAAAAGAGATTTTTTTTAAACGTGCAAACACTAAAAGTCCAGAAAAAGGAGGTGCTAAAAAAGATAGAACTTGGCAGAAAAAAGAGAAGTTACTTAAAGACAGAAAACTCTTTGCTGACATAACAAATAGTTATTTGGAAAAAGCAGGTTTAGATGAAAGAGTTAGTCATTTAAGTTTAGAAAAACAAATGAATCAAGCACTTGCAGAAGGAGATATTGATAAAGCCAATTTGTTATTAAGAGATCCTATTGATATCCCGGGAAAAATATTACAAAAGGCAGAAGACACATTAAACAAATGGGAGAAAAAATCTTTAAAAATTCATGAAGAAAATAAGTTGATCAAGCTAAAAAAGCTTGAAAATTATAAGAAAAAAAGTGATATAAATCAAATGGAAAAAAGTGAGTTAATTGAAGAATATAATAAAACTAAAACTAAGCTCCAAGAAGATAAATTAGATAAAACTGCACTTAATTTTTGTAGTAATGGAGCTTACTATAAGATGGTTAACAGGGCACGAACCTTAAGAAAAGATATAAGAAAAAAACCTACAGATCTGGAATTGAAATCTGAATTAACCCAAACAATAAATAATTTAGATTATCTAAAAAATGATTTAAAAATTAGTGATAAATATAAAGCAAAATATATACAAATTAAAGATGCTTATGAAATAAAATTAGAGAAATGTCTGAGTATATTAGATGAAAAATATAATGTCTCAAAATCCGATTTAAAAGAACTACATCCTAAAGAAAAAATAGAGGAGATGGATCTAAATACATATAACAACAAAATCACTATTGATACTAGTGATTATTTTACAGTGCAAAATAGATTGGAAGAAATAAATCTATATAAAGAGACTTTAAATAAGCAATTAAACGATACAGATATGATCTATACAGAAGCTGTAGACAATATCTCTGGAAACAAATTTAGTGCTTTAAATATGTATCAAAATTATTTATTTAAAACTGATAAAGAAAAGAAAGATCAAGACAAATTAAGAGATGAAATGAAGCTGTTTCATAGTCAATTAAAAGATCCTAACATCTCTCAATTAATTAATAAAGAATCTGATAGATTAACCTCTAACAAGTCTTTAGAGATTAAAGATTTATATAAAGAAGAAGACATATTAAAAGGATATTTAAGCAGCTTAAAACCACCACTACAAGAGTTACTAGACGAACGGATAGTTACTGATCTAATAGATTATAAAGCTCAATATAACGTATTAAAAGATGAGAAAAACTATCTAGAACACTCTATTATTTCAAACAGTTTTGAAAAATCAAATAAACAAGCAACAGCAGATCCAATAAAGAAAGAAAAAGAGAATTCATATAATTTAGATAATAAGAACTGGCAATTAAATAGGCTTAATAAAGTTAACTTTGAAATAGATTTAATAAGTAAAAAAATTCATGTAAAAGAGCTCCAAGTTAAAGAAAATGAAGATAAAATCCCATGGTATAAGTCAGAAAATAATATTAAATCTAAAGTTGCCTTTAAAGTAATAGATCAGGAATATGACAATATTAAAAAATTGAAAGCTATTAAAGAAAATTTAAACTTAAAAGCTAGTGATAAAAATATAGATAAATTAGCTTTAAACATTTTAACTAAAGGAGAGTATTTAAAGATAGAAGCTAATAAAAATAAGCTTAAAATAGAGATTACTAGGAAAGAAAAAGAGATTAGATCTTTGGGGATGTTTAAAGTTTTAGAAAAGAAAAATTTAAAAAAGAGTTTAAATGATCTAGAAATTAGATTAACTAAACTAAATACTAAACAGCAGGATATAACTAAAGATTTTAGCGATGAAACCTTAGGTAAAGTAAGAAAAAAAGTTCGAAAAGGCTTCAAAAATGCTAAAAGAAACATCGATATGCAGATTAATTACTCAAATAAAAAAATAGAGTTTACAAAGACTTTAAAAACAACTAAAAAATATGTTCCTGGACCTTCAAGATCTAATAATGGCCTAGATCTCAAAAAAATATTAGAGAATAAAAATAGCAATTACGGAATTAAAGTCTCATTAAGAGATAAAAAAGATAAAGATATAGTGGAATTAGAAAGATAA